The following are encoded together in the Vanrija pseudolonga chromosome 7, complete sequence genome:
- the Dync1i2 gene encoding Cytoplasmic dynein 1 intermediate chain 2, with amino-acid sequence MSELRRKEMEDKRAKLAELRRAREERQKLLQQAVERGSGASSSDQQQPLTSRKDVNDLVDSLLTPARPGSPYTPGGPSRVSSLGASAAPSAHPAASGRSTPPSASVPGTPGRPTSRLSDGSLGNERRGQASVSIGQGLEEAFSPISAPPAVVKVEYVDTYTEMYDLPSKVVKPETYSKAVQTTMVTQSTSTADLSDSAEANRRRRDGGSGHETEDEMRTRIIAELDEERRQVEKDIKELKEKTDNLQLQHLPDDQRRNIFSSPDFANFIEGSARIVQRALSDGYDYIKDYTIGVDGSYDESEGQKVKLLCAFSDERWTANRSVTGLDWSPKFPELSVASYNRNPSAPNDPDGIVAVWNLHLLERPEFVFHSPSDILSVTFSPFHPNLIFGGSYSGQVLLWDTRTKHLPVLKTPLSASGHTYPIYAMSIVGTQNANSLITSSTDGLVCSWQVDMLSQPQEALRLVAPAQNKMDEVSITCLDFAENETATFWVGTEEGSVYQVNRFDRASAKAGLNIDDIYRGHAGPVTGIHFHPSAGPIDFSDLFLTSSVDWTVKLWRTKAGGSKSAAAASSSSSSASTQPAGIPPIHSFEEADDYVFDVKWHRSHPALFGTVDGTGKFDLWNLNQDVEVPIISTPVSNRALNKLAWDRTPLARKVGLGGSDGKVYVYEVAEKLAQPRESEWVELQKTVQSLAANRDAGGGLGSVPLPEVAGRYR; translated from the exons ATGTCCGAGCTACGACGGAAAGAAATGGAGGAcaagcgcgccaagctcgccgagctgcggcgcgccCGCGAGGAGCGGCAAAAGCTGCTCCAGCAGGCTGTCGAGAGAGGCAGCGGCGCATCATCGTCAGAT cagcagcagccattAACCTCGCGCAAGGACGTCAatgacctcgtcgactcgcTGCTCACCCCCGCACGCCCCGGCTCGCCGTACACCCCCGGCGGGCCATCGCGCGTGTCGTCCCTCGGCGCATCGGCGGCACCGAGCGCACaccccgccgcgtcgggcaggtcgacgccaCCCAGCGCGTCCGTGCCCGGCACGCCTGGGCGGCCTACCAGCCGGCTGAGCGACGGTAGCCTTGGgaacgagcggcgcggccagGCGTCTGTGAGCATTGGACAGGGGCTGGA AGAAGCGTTCAGCCCAAtctccgcgccgcctgccgtcgtcaaggtcgagtATGTCGACACGTACACCGAGATGTACGACCTGCCGTCCAAGGTCGTCAAGCCCGAGACGTACTCCAAGGCCGTGCAGACGACGATGGTGACGCAGTCGACGTCCACGGCGGATCTgagcgacagcgccgaggcgaacCGGCGGCGGAGGGACGGCGGGTCCGGCCACGAGACGGAGGACGAGATGCGCACGCGGATCattgccgagctggacgaggagaggCGGCAGGTCGAGAAGGAcatcaaggagctcaaggagaagaCGGACAATCTGCAGCTGCAGC ATCTGCCAGATGACCAGCGACGAAACATCTTCTCGTCGCCCGACTTTGCGAACTTCATCGAGGGCTCGGCACGTATTgtccagcgcgcgctgagCGACGGGTACGACTACATCAAGGACTACACAATCGGTGTTGACGGGTCGTA tgacgagagcgagggccAAAAGGTCAAGCTTCTGTGTGCATTTAGCGATGAGCGATGGACTGCGAACCGCTCCGTGACTGGCCTGGACTGGTCGCCCAAG TTCCCAGAACTCTCTGTCGCATCGTACAACCGCAACCCGTCTGCACCAAACGACCCCGACGGCATCGTCGCCGTGTGGAACTTGCACCTGCTCGAGCGCCCCGAGTTTGTGTTCCACTCGCCGTCCGACATCCTCTCGGTTACATTCTCGCCCTTCCACCCCAACCTCATCTTTGGTGGCAGCTACTCTGGCCAGGTGCTGCTGTGGGACACGCGCACAAAGCACCTGCCCGTGCTCAAGACGCcattgtcggcgtcgggccaCACGTACCCCATCTACGCGATGAGCATTGTCGGCACGCAGAACGCCAACTCGCTCATCACGAGCTCTACCGACGGCCTGGTATGCTCGTGGCAGGTCGACATGCTGTCGCAGCCACAGGAGGCCctgcggctcgtcgcgccagccCAGAACAAGATGGACGAGGTGTCAATCACGTGCCTCGACTTTGCAGAGAACGAGACCGCCACCTTCTGGGTCGGTACCGAGGAGGGCTCAGTGTACCAGGTGAACCGGTTTGACCGGGCGTCTGCCAAGGCTGGCCTCAACATCGACGACATCTACCGGGGACACGCGGGACCCGTCACGGGCATCCACTTCCACCCGTCTGCTGGCCCGATCGACTTCTCCGACCTGTTCCTcacgtcgtcggtcgactGGACCGTCAAGCTGTGGCGGACCAAGGCGGGCGGCAGCAagtctgcggcggcggcatcatcatcgtcgtcgtcggcctcgacgcaGCCGGCTGGCATTCCGCCGATCCACTCGTttgaggaggccgacgactaCGTGTTCGACGTCAAGTGGCACCGGTCGCACCCGGCACTGTTCGGTACCGTGGACGGCACGGGCAAGTTTGACCTGTGGAACCTGAACcaggacgtcgaggtgccCATCATCTCGACGCCGGTGTCGAACCGCGCGCTCAACAAGCTCGCATGGGACCGCACCCCGCTGGCGCgcaaggtcggcctcggaggcAGCGACGGCAAGGTGTATGTTTACGAGGTGGCCGAGAAGCTGGCACAGCCGCGCGAGAGCGAATGGGTCGAGCTGCAGAAAACGGTGCAGAGCCTGGCTGCGAACCGGGATGCTGGTGGCGGCCTGGGGTCTGTGCCGCTGCCAGAAGTGGCGGGCCGGTACAGGTag